From Deferrisoma camini S3R1, the proteins below share one genomic window:
- a CDS encoding pyridoxal phosphate-dependent aminotransferase, which produces MPVSQRVRTALERASWIRKMFEEGARLKKELGPENVYDFSLGNPNLDPPDRFRQVLQELAQDDPPGCHGYMPNAGFPEVREAVAAYVSKEQGVGLTADHIVMTVGAGGALNTVFRAILDPGDEVVVPRPYFVEYNFYLDNHGGVLKTVPTTEAFDLRLDALDQAIGPRTRAVLINSPNNPTGKVYDRASLEALRNLLDRKSAELGRRIYLISDEPYRKIVYDGVEVPPVLEIFPHAFVCTSYSKDLSLPGERIGYIAVSPRMDDVALVTGALTFTNRILGYVNAPALAQRVVARLQGVTVDLEFYRRNRDTLYQGLVEAGYDCPKPEGAFYLFPRSPIEDDVAFVRELQKENILAVPGSGFGGPGHFRLAYCCSYETVERSLPGFRRALERVRG; this is translated from the coding sequence ATGCCCGTGTCCCAGCGCGTTCGCACGGCCCTCGAGCGGGCCTCGTGGATCCGGAAGATGTTCGAGGAAGGGGCCCGTCTGAAGAAGGAGCTCGGGCCGGAGAACGTGTACGACTTCAGCCTGGGCAACCCCAATCTGGATCCCCCGGATCGGTTCCGGCAGGTGCTGCAGGAGCTGGCCCAGGACGACCCCCCGGGGTGCCACGGGTACATGCCCAACGCCGGGTTTCCGGAGGTCCGCGAGGCCGTGGCGGCCTACGTGTCGAAGGAGCAGGGGGTGGGCCTCACGGCGGACCACATCGTGATGACCGTGGGGGCCGGCGGAGCCCTGAACACCGTGTTCCGGGCCATCCTGGACCCGGGCGACGAGGTGGTGGTGCCCCGGCCCTACTTCGTGGAGTACAACTTCTACCTGGACAACCACGGCGGCGTGCTCAAGACCGTGCCCACCACCGAGGCGTTCGACCTGCGGCTCGACGCCCTGGACCAGGCGATCGGCCCCCGGACCCGGGCCGTGCTGATCAACTCGCCCAACAACCCCACGGGCAAGGTGTATGACCGCGCCAGCCTGGAAGCGCTGCGGAACCTGCTGGATCGGAAGTCGGCCGAGCTGGGGCGCAGGATCTACCTGATCTCGGACGAGCCGTACCGGAAGATCGTGTACGACGGGGTCGAGGTGCCGCCCGTGCTCGAGATCTTCCCCCACGCCTTCGTGTGCACCTCGTACTCCAAGGATCTGAGCCTGCCGGGGGAGCGGATCGGGTACATCGCGGTGAGCCCCCGCATGGACGACGTGGCCCTGGTGACCGGGGCCCTGACCTTCACCAACCGGATCCTGGGGTACGTGAACGCCCCGGCCCTGGCCCAGCGGGTGGTGGCCCGGCTCCAGGGGGTCACGGTGGACCTGGAGTTCTACCGGCGCAACCGCGACACCCTGTACCAGGGCCTGGTGGAGGCGGGATACGACTGCCCCAAACCGGAGGGGGCGTTCTACCTGTTCCCCAGGAGCCCCATCGAGGACGACGTGGCCTTTGTGCGCGAGCTCCAGAAGGAGAACATCCTGGCCGTGCCCGGAAGCGGGTTCGGCGGCCCGGGCCACTTCCGGCTGGCCTACTGCTGCTCGTACGAGACCGTGGAGCGCAGCCTCCCCGGGTTCCGCCGGGCCCTGGAGCGGGTCCGGGGTTGA
- a CDS encoding flagellar biosynthesis anti-sigma factor FlgM, whose protein sequence is MRVRDVRRGYVSGTPSPGRPRREAPVEGVAGVGVAVDRVEVSDRGLEVQRARTLALLAPEVRQELVEALSQAIREGRYRVSGREVLPRLLREHAWGLGGQGEAFPYG, encoded by the coding sequence ATGCGAGTTCGTGACGTTCGAAGGGGATACGTGTCGGGTACCCCTTCGCCGGGTCGCCCCCGTCGAGAGGCTCCGGTGGAGGGGGTGGCCGGGGTCGGCGTGGCCGTGGACCGGGTGGAGGTCTCGGACCGGGGCCTCGAGGTGCAGCGGGCCCGGACCCTGGCGCTCCTGGCCCCGGAGGTGCGGCAGGAGCTGGTCGAAGCCCTGTCCCAGGCGATCCGGGAAGGCCGGTATCGGGTGAGCGGCCGGGAGGTGCTGCCCCGCCTGCTGCGGGAGCACGCCTGGGGCCTTGGGGGGCAAGGAGAGGCGTTCCCGTACGGGTGA
- the recR gene encoding recombination mediator RecR, with product MLASPIQKVMRELQRLPGVGEKTATRFVLHLLKAPRTEVESLARALVELKEKVKPCSVCFQLTESDPCAVCASPRRDRSVVCVVEDQAGVLAIERTRTFFGLYHVLGGHLSPMEGVGPEDLRIRELVDRIGRGEIREVIVATNPHVEGEATALYLKKLLEPLGVRVTRIARGVPLGGDLEYIDALTLGRALEGRSSF from the coding sequence ATGCTGGCTTCTCCGATCCAGAAAGTGATGAGGGAACTCCAGAGGCTCCCCGGGGTGGGCGAGAAGACCGCCACGCGGTTCGTGCTCCACCTGCTCAAGGCGCCCCGGACCGAGGTGGAGTCCTTGGCCCGGGCCCTGGTGGAGCTCAAAGAGAAGGTGAAACCCTGCTCGGTGTGTTTTCAGCTCACCGAGTCCGATCCCTGCGCCGTGTGCGCTTCGCCCCGACGGGACCGGAGCGTGGTGTGCGTGGTGGAGGACCAGGCCGGCGTGCTCGCGATCGAGCGCACTCGCACCTTCTTCGGGCTCTACCACGTGCTCGGCGGGCACCTCTCGCCCATGGAGGGGGTGGGGCCCGAGGACCTTCGGATCCGGGAGCTGGTGGACCGGATCGGGCGGGGGGAGATCCGGGAGGTGATCGTGGCCACCAATCCCCACGTGGAGGGGGAGGCCACGGCGTTGTACCTCAAGAAGCTCCTCGAGCCCCTGGGGGTCCGGGTCACCCGGATCGCGCGCGGGGTGCCCCTGGGAGGCGATCTGGAGTACATCGACGCCCTGACCCTGGGCCGGGCCCTGGAGGGGAGGAGTTCGTTCTGA
- a CDS encoding FKBP-type peptidyl-prolyl cis-trans isomerase, whose protein sequence is MKAEDNLYVAIDYTLTLDSGEVVDRSDPGEPLGFIFGKGQIIPGLERALRGMEAGQSAKVTVEPEDGYGLPRQDLMREIPRENFPADMEIEPGMGFEARGPHGPVVFRVNEVRDDVVVADFNHPLAGERLHFDVTVAEVRKPRPEELAALFGGGCEPTDCGSCSGGCA, encoded by the coding sequence ATGAAGGCAGAAGACAACCTGTACGTGGCCATCGACTACACCCTCACCCTCGACTCGGGCGAGGTGGTGGACCGTTCGGACCCGGGGGAGCCGCTGGGCTTCATCTTCGGCAAGGGCCAGATCATCCCCGGCCTGGAGCGTGCCCTGCGGGGCATGGAGGCCGGCCAGTCCGCCAAGGTGACCGTGGAGCCCGAGGACGGCTACGGCCTGCCCCGGCAGGACCTCATGCGGGAGATCCCCCGCGAGAACTTCCCGGCCGACATGGAGATCGAGCCCGGCATGGGGTTCGAGGCCCGAGGTCCCCACGGCCCCGTGGTGTTCCGGGTGAACGAGGTGCGCGACGACGTGGTCGTGGCGGACTTCAACCATCCCCTGGCCGGCGAGCGGCTCCACTTCGACGTGACCGTGGCCGAGGTTCGCAAGCCCCGGCCCGAGGAACTGGCGGCCCTGTTCGGCGGCGGCTGCGAGCCCACCGACTGCGGAAGCTGCTCCGGCGGCTGCGCCTGA
- a CDS encoding TIR domain-containing protein has protein sequence MPRTYNLFISHSWAYSDAYEKLVSLLDAKPYFIYKNHSVPKNDPIHNAPYDYQLYEAIKNKITGVHVVLILAGVYSSYSKWIDKEIKIAKTEFMRPKPIVAIQPWGAEKTSRKVKEAADRIVGWNTDSIVSAIRELA, from the coding sequence ATGCCAAGAACGTACAATTTATTTATAAGCCATTCGTGGGCATATAGTGATGCATATGAAAAATTGGTATCATTGCTTGATGCAAAGCCATACTTCATATATAAAAATCACTCTGTCCCTAAAAATGACCCAATTCATAATGCACCTTACGACTATCAGTTGTATGAAGCAATAAAAAATAAGATTACTGGAGTTCACGTTGTGTTAATTTTGGCTGGGGTGTATTCCAGTTACAGCAAATGGATTGATAAGGAAATAAAAATTGCAAAAACAGAATTCATGAGACCAAAACCTATCGTTGCTATTCAGCCTTGGGGTGCTGAGAAAACTTCTAGGAAAGTCAAAGAAGCTGCGGATAGAATCGTTGGATGGAACACTGATTCAATAGTTTCTGCTATTAGAGAATTGGCATAA
- a CDS encoding integrase domain-containing protein — translation MKVGGHRNFGWGRKMAWAGRQALNHAYGGGHYATVAAHASRWGEFARWAKEQGIRDARDVTREVLERYGQHLAERVLKGEMKVAYAQNLLSSANVTLSALRQDDRVRVSPRELVGQRTTVRTDAPKGLDRDAVARAADALRERGHERAAAVIELARDLGLRMREASMLDAKSALRQAERTGRVDIREGTKGGRGAFVERLVPVSDRAMETLRRAAEAQGEARNLIPTDNSWKEFRNHVHGVWREVRDEYGLGKIHDLRAAYACERYEELTGHEAPVLAGGRTASDEDDKAARRQVSYELGHGRMDVASEYIGGRR, via the coding sequence ATGAAGGTAGGAGGCCACAGGAACTTTGGCTGGGGCCGCAAGATGGCCTGGGCGGGACGCCAGGCCCTCAACCATGCGTATGGCGGCGGGCACTACGCCACGGTCGCGGCTCACGCGAGCCGATGGGGAGAGTTCGCGCGATGGGCAAAGGAACAGGGGATCCGCGACGCGCGGGACGTGACCCGGGAGGTGCTGGAGCGATACGGGCAACACCTCGCCGAGAGGGTGCTGAAAGGAGAGATGAAAGTCGCCTACGCTCAAAACCTCTTGTCGAGCGCCAACGTGACGCTGTCGGCGTTGCGGCAGGACGATCGGGTCCGTGTCTCGCCGCGCGAGCTTGTCGGTCAGCGCACTACGGTGCGAACGGACGCCCCGAAGGGACTGGACCGCGACGCCGTGGCCCGTGCGGCAGATGCCCTACGGGAGCGCGGGCACGAACGGGCGGCGGCGGTCATCGAATTGGCCCGGGATCTCGGCCTTCGGATGCGCGAGGCGTCCATGTTGGACGCCAAGAGCGCCCTGCGGCAGGCCGAGCGCACGGGCCGGGTGGACATTCGAGAAGGAACGAAGGGAGGCCGAGGCGCGTTCGTCGAGCGGTTGGTCCCGGTGTCGGACCGGGCGATGGAGACGCTCAGGCGGGCGGCCGAGGCCCAGGGCGAGGCCAGGAACCTCATCCCGACGGACAACTCCTGGAAGGAGTTCCGAAACCACGTCCACGGGGTGTGGCGGGAGGTTCGCGACGAGTATGGACTGGGAAAGATCCACGACCTGCGGGCGGCCTACGCCTGCGAGCGCTACGAGGAGTTGACCGGGCACGAGGCCCCGGTCCTCGCGGGCGGGCGCACCGCGTCCGACGAAGACGACAAGGCGGCCCGCAGGCAGGTCTCCTACGAACTCGGCCACGGCCGCATGGACGTGGCGAGCGAGTACATCGGTGGAAGGAGGTAA
- the trpB gene encoding tryptophan synthase subunit beta, which translates to MTEPQPRGHFGPFGGQYVAETLMPALEELEAALEAASRDPGFWEEFRGLLRTYVGRPTPLTPAHRLTEALGGARIYLKREDLCHTGAHKINNTLGQVLLARRMGKRRIIAETGAGQHGVATATAAALFGMECAVYMGAEDVRRQAPNVERMRLLGAEVVPVESGSRTLKDAMNEAIRQWVTHVETTFYVIGSVAGPHPYPAMVREFQRVIGEETRAQCLETLDRLPDAIVACLGGGSNAMGMFAPFLEDPVTLVAVEAAGEGVETGRHAAAIGAGRVGVLHGMKSYFLQDGDGQIQEAHSISAGLDYPGVGPEVAWLVESGRVRTVTATDADALEAFHLTARTEGILPALESSHALARAGDLARELGPDGILVVNLSGRGDKDLATVLAAGKGGAA; encoded by the coding sequence ATGACCGAACCGCAGCCCCGCGGCCACTTCGGCCCCTTCGGGGGCCAGTACGTGGCCGAGACCCTCATGCCCGCCCTGGAGGAGCTGGAGGCGGCCCTGGAGGCCGCGAGCCGGGACCCCGGGTTCTGGGAGGAGTTTCGGGGCCTCCTGCGTACCTACGTGGGACGGCCCACGCCGTTGACCCCGGCCCACCGGCTCACCGAGGCCCTGGGCGGAGCCCGGATCTACCTGAAGCGGGAGGACCTGTGCCACACCGGGGCCCACAAGATCAACAACACCCTCGGGCAGGTCCTGCTGGCCCGACGGATGGGCAAGCGCCGAATCATCGCCGAGACCGGAGCGGGGCAGCACGGGGTGGCCACGGCCACGGCCGCGGCCCTGTTCGGGATGGAGTGCGCCGTGTACATGGGCGCCGAGGACGTGCGGCGGCAGGCCCCCAACGTGGAGCGGATGCGGTTGCTGGGGGCCGAGGTGGTGCCGGTGGAGAGCGGGAGCCGAACCCTGAAGGACGCCATGAACGAGGCGATCCGTCAGTGGGTGACCCACGTGGAGACCACCTTCTACGTGATCGGCTCGGTGGCCGGCCCCCACCCCTACCCGGCCATGGTTCGGGAGTTCCAGCGGGTGATCGGTGAGGAGACCCGGGCCCAGTGCTTGGAAACTCTGGACCGGCTGCCCGACGCGATCGTGGCCTGCTTGGGGGGCGGCTCCAACGCCATGGGCATGTTCGCGCCGTTTCTGGAGGACCCCGTCACCCTGGTGGCCGTGGAGGCGGCTGGCGAGGGGGTGGAGACCGGCCGCCACGCCGCGGCCATCGGCGCCGGCCGGGTGGGGGTGCTCCACGGCATGAAGTCGTACTTCCTCCAGGACGGAGACGGCCAGATCCAGGAGGCTCACTCCATCTCGGCCGGGCTCGACTACCCGGGCGTGGGGCCGGAGGTGGCCTGGCTGGTGGAGTCGGGCCGGGTGCGCACGGTGACCGCCACCGACGCCGACGCGCTGGAGGCGTTCCATCTGACGGCTCGCACCGAGGGCATCCTGCCGGCGCTGGAGAGCTCCCACGCCCTGGCCCGGGCCGGGGACCTGGCCCGGGAGCTCGGCCCGGACGGGATCCTGGTGGTCAACCTCTCGGGCCGCGGCGACAAGGACCTGGCCACGGTCCTGGCTGCGGGGAAGGGAGGTGCCGCGTGA
- the trpA gene encoding tryptophan synthase subunit alpha, translated as MNRLESTLRSVRDRGGKALVPFLTAGFPDRQTFVDLLLEAERAGADALEVGIPFSDPSADGPVIQEASSRVLAAGYRLEHAFADLRVARDRGLGIPALFMTYYNPVLSRGGERFARAARQAGADGVLVVDLPWEESGEFLPVARDQGLDTVLLVAPTTPEERVGRIVAGASGFVYCVSVTGVTGQKRPVEATVDDLVGRVRRHTDLPALVGFGVSDAASAAALAARSDGVIVGSALIRTVGDLAGASAVARARRFLDSLREALSRD; from the coding sequence GTGAACCGCCTGGAGTCGACGCTTCGTTCGGTGCGGGATCGGGGGGGGAAGGCGTTGGTACCGTTCCTGACGGCGGGGTTTCCCGACCGGCAGACCTTTGTGGATCTGTTGCTGGAGGCGGAGCGGGCCGGAGCGGATGCGCTCGAGGTGGGGATCCCGTTCTCGGACCCCTCGGCCGACGGACCGGTGATTCAGGAGGCCAGCTCCCGGGTGCTGGCGGCCGGGTACCGGCTAGAGCACGCGTTCGCCGATCTGCGCGTCGCCCGGGACCGGGGCCTGGGGATCCCGGCCCTGTTCATGACCTACTACAACCCGGTGCTGTCCCGGGGGGGCGAGCGGTTCGCCCGGGCGGCCCGGCAGGCCGGGGCCGACGGGGTGCTGGTGGTGGACCTTCCCTGGGAGGAGAGCGGCGAGTTCCTGCCTGTGGCCCGGGATCAGGGGCTCGACACGGTGCTCCTGGTGGCACCCACCACGCCCGAGGAGCGGGTGGGCCGCATCGTGGCCGGCGCCTCGGGGTTCGTGTACTGCGTGAGCGTGACCGGGGTCACCGGGCAGAAGCGGCCCGTCGAGGCCACCGTGGACGATCTGGTCGGCCGGGTGCGCCGCCACACGGATCTGCCCGCTCTGGTGGGGTTCGGGGTGTCGGACGCCGCCTCGGCCGCGGCGCTCGCCGCGCGCTCGGACGGGGTGATCGTGGGCAGCGCCCTGATCCGAACCGTGGGCGACCTTGCCGGGGCCTCGGCCGTGGCTCGGGCCCGCAGGTTTCTGGACTCCCTACGGGAAGCGTTGTCTAGAGACTAG
- a CDS encoding helix-turn-helix transcriptional regulator yields the protein MSEKVKLMNEKEAAAYLGLSVRTLQAWRQKGIGPAWKKLGRAVRYALSDLDAFLEECTRASTSDAGPKVAA from the coding sequence ATGAGCGAGAAGGTCAAGCTGATGAACGAGAAAGAGGCGGCGGCGTACCTGGGACTCTCCGTGCGGACTTTGCAGGCCTGGAGGCAGAAGGGTATCGGCCCCGCTTGGAAAAAGTTGGGCCGCGCCGTCAGGTATGCCCTGAGCGATTTGGATGCGTTTCTCGAAGAGTGTACGAGAGCGTCCACATCGGACGCCGGCCCCAAAGTCGCGGCATAG
- a CDS encoding sensor histidine kinase, whose product MDAKKRCVFLPSRHFALQTYLYLAATILFATVLLSGALIHFQQRMLRRQMQEKGTTVVSFLAESLRLGLFSENAEEIRSALLPALRDDDVEWVAVFDPSWRLLQYGRNLPGAPTEAKGQVPAPSAEVRAIVAQPGGIAHHEDAENITFWKAVRAELSAPTVEGLYFFTGPLGQPASGTVLGYVGVEVSKRALEAGFRAIVVRSVGAGVAFLVLGWCVTFLVVRGASRPLRRLLNEMRRRGIWTETPASRGLLADPFYELVQALDRAFVTIDELRLGLEERVRERTAELTEANQRLQDEVQERTRVQEELKRARDELEERVKERTEELETAYKQLAHSEKLTALGTLTASVAHELNNPLTGIRGVLESLEYRGGLSARETRLVKLAIQECDRIDRLIKNLRDFYRPTTDRTEDLDVNELVDSVVLLCTKDLMVRGIEVKTSFAKDLPRVRGVGDQLKQVVLNLITNARDAMPSGGTLRVATEASEGWVKIHVEDTGGGIEEKDLEHIFRPFFSTKTAGEGTGLGLSISRGIIKRHRGDIEVVSRVGEGTRCTVSLPASDPAQDGKPDGGSEAVRGTADSG is encoded by the coding sequence ATGGATGCGAAGAAACGTTGCGTTTTTCTGCCGTCGCGGCACTTTGCATTACAGACCTACCTGTACCTGGCCGCGACCATCCTGTTCGCAACGGTCCTGCTGAGCGGAGCCTTGATCCACTTCCAGCAGCGGATGCTCCGGCGCCAGATGCAGGAGAAAGGGACCACTGTGGTCTCCTTCCTGGCAGAGAGCCTTCGGCTCGGGCTCTTTTCGGAGAATGCAGAGGAGATCCGTTCGGCGTTGTTGCCAGCGTTGAGGGACGACGATGTGGAGTGGGTGGCCGTGTTCGACCCATCTTGGCGCCTCTTGCAGTACGGTCGAAACCTGCCTGGGGCGCCCACGGAAGCAAAAGGGCAGGTGCCTGCTCCTTCGGCCGAGGTACGGGCGATCGTTGCCCAGCCGGGGGGGATCGCCCATCACGAGGACGCGGAGAACATTACTTTTTGGAAGGCGGTTCGGGCCGAGCTGAGCGCCCCCACGGTGGAGGGGCTGTACTTCTTTACGGGTCCCCTCGGCCAGCCGGCGTCGGGAACCGTGCTGGGGTATGTGGGGGTAGAGGTCAGCAAGCGGGCTCTGGAGGCGGGCTTCCGGGCCATCGTGGTCCGGAGCGTGGGGGCGGGGGTGGCGTTCTTGGTGTTGGGGTGGTGTGTGACGTTCTTGGTGGTTCGGGGCGCATCCCGGCCCCTGCGGCGCCTCCTGAACGAGATGCGCCGTCGGGGGATCTGGACGGAGACCCCCGCATCCCGCGGACTACTGGCCGACCCGTTTTACGAGCTGGTCCAAGCGCTGGATCGGGCGTTCGTGACCATCGACGAGCTGCGGTTGGGGCTGGAGGAACGCGTCCGAGAAAGGACCGCTGAACTCACCGAGGCGAACCAGAGGCTTCAGGACGAGGTCCAGGAGCGGACGAGGGTTCAGGAAGAGCTGAAACGGGCTCGGGACGAGCTGGAGGAGCGGGTCAAAGAACGAACGGAGGAGCTGGAAACAGCGTACAAGCAGCTGGCCCACTCGGAGAAGCTCACCGCCCTCGGTACGTTGACCGCCTCCGTGGCCCACGAGCTGAACAACCCCCTCACCGGCATCCGAGGGGTGCTCGAGTCACTGGAGTACCGGGGCGGCCTCTCTGCTCGGGAGACGCGTCTGGTCAAACTGGCGATCCAAGAATGCGATCGGATCGATCGGCTGATTAAGAACCTTCGAGACTTCTACCGGCCAACGACGGACCGTACAGAGGATCTGGACGTGAACGAGCTGGTGGACTCGGTGGTGCTTCTGTGCACCAAGGATCTTATGGTCCGGGGGATCGAAGTGAAAACCTCGTTCGCGAAGGACCTGCCCAGGGTGCGGGGAGTGGGGGACCAGTTGAAGCAGGTGGTGCTCAACCTGATCACCAACGCCCGAGACGCCATGCCTTCAGGGGGCACATTGAGGGTGGCGACCGAGGCGAGCGAAGGGTGGGTGAAGATCCACGTTGAGGACACCGGGGGAGGTATCGAGGAGAAGGATCTGGAACACATCTTCCGGCCGTTCTTCTCCACCAAGACGGCGGGGGAAGGGACCGGCTTGGGCCTTTCGATCTCCCGGGGCATCATCAAACGCCACCGGGGCGACATCGAGGTCGTGAGCCGGGTGGGCGAAGGTACGCGGTGCACGGTAAGCCTGCCGGCGTCGGATCCGGCCCAGGATGGGAAGCCGGACGGTGGGAGTGAGGCCGTGCGCGGGACGGCGGATTCCGGTTGA
- a CDS encoding ABC transporter substrate-binding protein produces MRGLLIGVLLLGMTASAVAEEVLILHDPTLPPTRQVVDAFKEALETAFSHRGPRRLVPVTFRELECDEAGRRGVLGGDGLGADLVFAVGTRALEAVRRLPEPEIPVVYVLVHRPPDWKRARTPVTGVGMQVPPERWIKMIREALPDVKRLGVFFDPSNTGNFVKKAENAAAHQGLGLTALEVRSPKEVPARLAELPPDVGGLWMIPDPTVVTRETVESLLLYSLRHRMPLVTFSEGYLSLGATVAVTLDFPSIGRQAATLAWRILNGEPGGNVLPEPPKGVLLRVNPRVARKLGVRLGVVPSGAER; encoded by the coding sequence ATGCGGGGGCTTTTGATCGGGGTGCTACTCCTGGGCATGACAGCTAGCGCCGTGGCCGAGGAGGTGTTGATCCTCCACGACCCGACGTTGCCGCCGACCCGCCAGGTGGTTGACGCCTTCAAGGAGGCCTTGGAAACGGCTTTTTCCCACCGGGGGCCACGGCGTCTCGTGCCCGTCACTTTCCGGGAGTTGGAGTGTGACGAGGCAGGTCGGAGAGGTGTCCTCGGGGGGGACGGTCTCGGAGCGGACCTCGTTTTCGCCGTCGGCACGCGGGCCCTCGAGGCGGTACGAAGGTTGCCGGAACCCGAGATCCCTGTGGTGTACGTGCTCGTGCACCGGCCACCCGACTGGAAGAGGGCGCGCACCCCCGTGACGGGCGTGGGCATGCAGGTGCCTCCGGAAAGATGGATCAAAATGATCCGGGAAGCCCTCCCAGATGTGAAACGTCTGGGCGTCTTTTTCGACCCGAGCAACACCGGCAACTTCGTGAAAAAGGCAGAGAACGCCGCGGCCCATCAGGGGTTGGGGCTCACCGCGTTGGAGGTCCGGTCTCCAAAGGAGGTTCCTGCGAGGCTGGCGGAACTCCCCCCCGACGTGGGTGGGCTCTGGATGATCCCAGACCCTACCGTGGTCACACGGGAGACGGTCGAGTCTCTCCTTTTGTACTCGCTCCGGCACCGGATGCCCTTAGTGACATTCTCCGAAGGGTACCTGTCTTTAGGGGCCACCGTTGCGGTCACCCTCGATTTTCCGTCGATCGGGCGCCAAGCCGCGACCTTGGCCTGGCGGATCCTCAACGGGGAGCCCGGGGGGAACGTGCTTCCCGAGCCCCCCAAGGGGGTTCTCCTTCGGGTCAACCCCAGGGTGGCCCGGAAGCTGGGTGTACGCTTGGGCGTGGTGCCTTCGGGCGCTGAACGGTAG
- a CDS encoding FmdB family zinc ribbon protein, with product MPMYPYHCPKCDKDFDVEMRPTEVGKRTVECPSCHEKKVTRVYTGFFAKTSRKA from the coding sequence ATGCCCATGTACCCGTACCACTGCCCCAAGTGTGACAAGGACTTCGACGTGGAGATGCGCCCCACCGAGGTGGGGAAGCGCACCGTGGAGTGCCCGAGTTGCCATGAGAAGAAGGTGACCCGGGTGTACACCGGATTTTTCGCCAAGACGAGCCGGAAAGCATGA
- a CDS encoding tyrosine-type recombinase/integrase, giving the protein MEPRKLTKRAIEAIPVPAEGAVLVRDTALTGFGVKVAHTGRAVFFFEAKVRGRAKRWTIGPFGPLTVDQARLQAKALAGELAKGEDPDSKAKAEELEARTLGDAVAEYLETRDLKERTRQDVTKTLNRNFKDWMKRRVTDLRPEDVRKRYVEVSARAPGEANRAFRYLRAVLGFVQAAWRTPDGEPVLRENPVKVLSAARAWKKLQPRRTVIEPHELGPWFEAVLADPDPVARDFFRFVLLTGCRRSEATNLTWDQVDLVGGKVTFRDTKARRDHTLPLGPYLWGLLKRRRETAGDPWVFSERVTTDRRRQDERFENVRYALNRIQKASGVTFTVHDLRRTFATVAESLDLSSYAVKALLNHALPREDVTAGYLRLTPERLRDAMEKVERRILTLAGIEPGAEVIPFPGAGNGADG; this is encoded by the coding sequence TTGGAACCCCGCAAGCTCACCAAGCGCGCCATCGAGGCGATTCCGGTTCCGGCCGAGGGCGCGGTGCTGGTGCGCGACACGGCGTTGACCGGGTTCGGTGTGAAGGTGGCGCATACGGGCCGGGCGGTGTTCTTCTTCGAGGCGAAGGTCCGAGGCCGCGCCAAGCGGTGGACCATCGGCCCCTTCGGACCGCTCACCGTTGACCAGGCGCGCTTGCAGGCGAAGGCCCTCGCGGGGGAACTCGCCAAGGGCGAAGACCCCGACTCGAAGGCGAAGGCCGAGGAACTGGAAGCCCGTACGCTGGGCGATGCCGTGGCCGAGTACCTGGAAACCCGCGACCTCAAGGAACGCACCCGCCAAGACGTGACCAAGACCTTGAACCGGAACTTCAAGGACTGGATGAAGCGACGGGTGACCGACCTGCGGCCCGAAGACGTGCGGAAGCGCTACGTGGAGGTTTCCGCCCGGGCGCCCGGGGAGGCGAACCGCGCCTTCCGGTACCTCCGGGCCGTTCTGGGGTTCGTGCAGGCCGCCTGGCGCACCCCGGACGGGGAACCCGTGCTGCGGGAGAACCCTGTGAAGGTGCTTTCGGCTGCACGTGCATGGAAGAAGCTGCAACCTCGCCGGACCGTGATCGAACCCCACGAACTCGGCCCGTGGTTCGAGGCCGTGCTGGCCGACCCCGACCCGGTGGCCCGGGACTTCTTCCGGTTCGTGCTCCTGACCGGGTGCCGCCGCTCGGAGGCCACGAACCTCACCTGGGACCAGGTGGACCTCGTGGGCGGAAAGGTGACCTTCCGGGACACGAAGGCCCGGCGGGACCATACCTTGCCCCTGGGCCCCTACCTCTGGGGGCTCCTGAAGCGCCGCCGGGAGACAGCCGGCGACCCCTGGGTGTTCTCCGAACGGGTGACCACGGACCGGCGCCGCCAGGACGAACGGTTCGAGAACGTGCGCTACGCCCTGAACCGGATCCAAAAGGCTTCGGGCGTGACCTTCACCGTTCACGACCTCCGGCGCACCTTCGCCACGGTGGCCGAGAGCCTGGACCTTTCGAGCTACGCCGTGAAGGCCCTTCTGAACCACGCCCTGCCCCGGGAAGACGTGACGGCCGGCTACCTACGCTTGACCCCCGAGCGCCTGCGGGACGCGATGGAGAAGGTGGAGCGCCGCATCCTCACATTGGCCGGGATCGAGCCGGGTGCCGAAGTGATCCCGTTTCCGGGTGCCGGGAACGGCGCCGACGGGTAG